The following coding sequences are from one Limibacillus halophilus window:
- a CDS encoding ATP-binding protein, translated as MNDPQDGTLVAVLTRIAEALDRLAPRAPSAAVDPAAEAFVWHADGDWLEPVEKVNRVEIELLQGIARQRQILLDNTLRFARNLPANNALLWGSRGMGKSSLVKAVHAEVNKIREENSATALILVEIHREDIPSLPRLLTRLRSEPRRAILFCDDLSFDQQDASYKSLKAVLEGGIEGRPDNVIFYATSNRRHLMPRDMIENERSTAINPSEAVEEKVSLSDRFGLWLGFHNCDQDTYFAMIEGYAKRYGLEITTEDLHSQAVEWSMTRGSRSGRVAWQFVQDLAGRLGKKLD; from the coding sequence ATGAATGACCCGCAAGATGGCACCTTGGTTGCCGTGCTCACACGCATTGCGGAGGCGCTGGACCGTTTAGCGCCAAGAGCACCGAGCGCCGCTGTCGATCCGGCGGCCGAAGCGTTCGTTTGGCATGCGGACGGAGACTGGCTTGAGCCCGTCGAAAAGGTAAACCGCGTGGAGATCGAGTTGCTGCAAGGCATCGCCCGCCAACGCCAGATACTGCTCGACAATACGTTGCGATTTGCGCGAAATCTTCCTGCCAACAATGCCTTGTTATGGGGCTCTCGTGGCATGGGTAAATCTAGTCTTGTCAAAGCTGTACATGCTGAAGTTAATAAAATAAGAGAAGAAAACAGCGCGACTGCACTTATCCTGGTTGAAATTCATCGCGAAGATATACCGAGCCTACCCAGGCTGCTCACCCGTCTTCGGAGCGAACCGCGCCGTGCCATCCTTTTTTGTGACGACCTTAGCTTTGATCAACAGGATGCTAGCTATAAATCGCTCAAGGCGGTTCTAGAGGGCGGAATTGAAGGGCGCCCAGACAATGTGATTTTCTATGCCACTTCTAACCGGCGACACCTGATGCCGCGGGATATGATCGAGAACGAGCGCTCCACGGCCATCAATCCTTCAGAAGCGGTGGAAGAGAAAGTCAGCTTGTCAGACCGTTTCGGGCTATGGCTCGGTTTTCATAACTGCGATCAGGATACCTACTTTGCCATGATCGAAGGTTACGCCAAGAGGTATGGCCTGGAAATCACCACGGAGGACCTCCACAGCCAAGCGGTCGAATGGTCAATGACGCGCGGTAGCCGCTCGGGGCGCGTTGCTTGGCAGTTTGTTCAAGATCTAGCGGGGCGCCTCGGAAAGAAGCTCGACTAG
- the yajC gene encoding preprotein translocase subunit YajC: MLISPAYAQAAAPAGGAGFDIVSFLPLILIFVVFYFFLIRPQQKRMKEHKAMVQALRRGDRVVTAGGIIGTVTKVIDDAEVQVEIAENVKVRVMRATITDVISKTPSGKDGE; this comes from the coding sequence ATGTTGATTTCTCCCGCCTACGCCCAAGCGGCTGCCCCAGCCGGGGGCGCTGGATTCGATATCGTCAGCTTTTTGCCGCTGATCCTCATTTTCGTTGTTTTTTACTTCTTCTTGATCCGCCCGCAGCAAAAGCGGATGAAGGAGCACAAAGCCATGGTTCAAGCATTACGCCGTGGCGACCGTGTTGTGACAGCCGGCGGCATCATCGGCACCGTTACCAAGGTTATTGACGATGCTGAAGTGCAGGTCGAAATTGCGGAGAACGTGAAGGTTCGGGTTATGCGCGCGACCATAACGGATGTGATTTCCAAGACACCGTCGGGAAAAGACGGCGAGTAA
- the secD gene encoding protein translocase subunit SecD: MINIPRWQSILIIAVVLLGLGFAAPNLLPKDDAEALPDWLPNQQINLGLDLRGGSYLLLEVQMDAVIQEQLENLVDAIRLSLRADKIGYTDLGAQGDRVSFTLRESSDGDRVSALLRNYSEGFQIGRDGAAFSLTLTEEAIRQRQATVMDQSIEIVRRRIDETGTREPSIQRQGSDRIVVQLPGIDDPERIKDILGQTAKMTFRFVDSEIVPGRDAIPPGSEVLPGASQRDGLDSQLYVVRKRVMVSGDTLTDAQPTFQEGQPVVSFTFDSVGAKRFADATRENVGRIFAIILDDKVISAPVIREPILGGSGVISGRFTVQEAQDMALLLRAGALPAPLTILEERTVGPGLGADSIRAGEIAAVLGMILVIIFMGAAYGLFGVFANIALLANLVLIMAALSGLQATLTLPGIAGIVLTIGMAVDANVLIFERIREEVRNGRGPVSAVESGFRSALTTIVDSNLTTLIAAVLLFNFGSGPIKGFAVTLAIGIVTSMFSAIMVTRLIIVAWLRRRRPQTLAI, encoded by the coding sequence ATGATAAATATACCACGTTGGCAATCGATCCTGATTATTGCGGTCGTTTTGTTGGGATTGGGGTTCGCAGCGCCTAATCTCCTTCCCAAGGACGATGCGGAAGCTCTTCCGGATTGGTTGCCCAACCAGCAAATCAATTTGGGTCTCGACCTGCGTGGCGGATCATACCTGCTGCTTGAAGTGCAGATGGATGCCGTAATTCAGGAGCAACTCGAGAACCTGGTAGATGCGATCCGGCTGTCTCTGCGAGCAGATAAGATTGGTTACACGGACCTTGGCGCGCAAGGAGACCGGGTATCTTTCACGCTTCGCGAAAGTAGCGACGGCGACAGAGTGAGTGCGTTGCTCCGCAACTATAGTGAAGGGTTCCAGATTGGACGGGACGGCGCGGCGTTCTCCTTGACGCTGACCGAGGAGGCTATTCGTCAGCGGCAGGCGACGGTGATGGATCAGTCCATTGAAATCGTGCGTCGCCGTATCGATGAAACGGGAACGCGGGAGCCCTCCATCCAACGTCAGGGCAGCGATCGAATCGTGGTACAGCTTCCTGGGATCGACGATCCAGAGCGGATTAAGGATATCCTGGGGCAGACGGCCAAGATGACCTTCCGTTTTGTTGACAGTGAAATCGTTCCCGGCCGCGACGCCATTCCACCTGGATCGGAGGTGCTCCCGGGTGCCTCACAGAGAGATGGTTTGGATTCTCAGCTTTATGTCGTGCGCAAGCGCGTGATGGTGAGTGGCGATACCTTGACCGATGCTCAACCCACGTTCCAGGAAGGTCAGCCGGTTGTCAGTTTCACGTTCGATTCAGTAGGGGCAAAACGCTTTGCCGATGCCACACGGGAAAACGTAGGTCGTATTTTTGCGATCATACTCGACGACAAGGTTATCTCCGCGCCGGTTATCCGTGAGCCGATCCTCGGCGGAAGCGGTGTTATTAGCGGACGCTTCACGGTCCAAGAAGCTCAGGATATGGCTCTGCTTCTGCGCGCCGGCGCTTTGCCTGCGCCCTTGACCATCCTGGAGGAGCGGACAGTAGGGCCCGGCCTTGGCGCCGATTCCATTCGCGCCGGTGAGATTGCCGCAGTTCTGGGTATGATTCTGGTCATCATATTCATGGGCGCTGCGTATGGACTGTTTGGGGTCTTTGCCAACATCGCGCTTCTCGCGAACCTGGTTTTGATCATGGCGGCATTGTCGGGATTACAGGCGACACTGACGTTGCCCGGAATCGCCGGTATCGTGTTGACCATTGGCATGGCGGTGGATGCGAACGTCCTTATCTTTGAACGCATTCGCGAGGAAGTACGGAATGGGCGTGGCCCGGTTTCCGCAGTTGAATCGGGATTTCGCAGCGCGCTTACGACCATCGTCGATTCGAATCTGACCACATTGATTGCCGCCGTTCTATTGTTCAACTTTGGCTCCGGTCCCATCAAGGGATTCGCCGTTACTCTGGCCATTGGAATTGTGACCTCTATGTTCTCGGCCATCATGGTAACGCGTTTGATAATTGTGGCATGGCTGCGCCGGCGACGGCCGCAGACCTTGGCTATCTGA
- the secF gene encoding protein translocase subunit SecF, whose product MALIRRLSTNMHLHMIERRWFVFGFAALIVLASLGSFMAKGLNLGVDFRGGILIEVRTEGAANLSDLRSRVGGLGLGEVTLQEFGEPTDVLINIERQPGEEEAQQAAIEKVKSAIGDVVVDYRRVELVGPKVGQELREAGILATVLALLGIAIYVWFRFEWQFAVVALIALMHDVIGTIGFFALTGLEFNLASVAAVLTVAGYSINDTVVIADRVRENLRRFKKMPLAEVLNRSIDETLSRTTITGLTTLLALVALSVFGGEVIRGFSLALVWGVIIGTYSSIGLAVPLLVYVGVRRSAVSEEAAEASS is encoded by the coding sequence ATGGCTCTTATCCGACGTCTTTCCACCAACATGCACCTCCACATGATTGAGCGCCGGTGGTTTGTTTTCGGTTTTGCGGCGCTTATCGTCTTGGCATCGCTGGGCAGTTTCATGGCAAAGGGCTTAAACCTGGGCGTTGATTTCCGAGGCGGCATTCTGATCGAAGTGCGGACGGAAGGTGCGGCCAACCTATCCGATCTGCGGTCGCGCGTCGGCGGGCTGGGCCTGGGCGAGGTGACACTTCAGGAGTTTGGTGAACCAACCGATGTTCTCATCAACATCGAGAGGCAGCCGGGCGAGGAAGAAGCACAGCAAGCGGCCATCGAGAAGGTGAAATCGGCGATTGGCGATGTGGTTGTCGATTATCGCCGTGTCGAATTGGTAGGGCCCAAAGTTGGTCAGGAGCTTCGCGAGGCGGGCATTCTGGCAACCGTGTTGGCGCTTCTTGGGATAGCCATCTATGTGTGGTTCCGTTTTGAGTGGCAGTTCGCCGTGGTCGCTCTGATTGCCCTGATGCATGATGTTATTGGCACGATTGGGTTCTTTGCCTTGACCGGATTGGAATTCAATTTGGCCAGCGTTGCCGCCGTCTTGACGGTGGCTGGCTACTCCATCAACGATACGGTGGTTATAGCCGACCGAGTCAGAGAGAATCTCAGGCGATTCAAGAAAATGCCCTTGGCCGAGGTTCTGAATCGATCGATCGACGAGACGCTTTCACGTACCACGATCACCGGGTTAACGACATTGCTGGCGCTTGTTGCACTCTCGGTTTTCGGTGGCGAGGTGATCCGCGGATTCTCCCTGGCCTTGGTGTGGGGCGTGATTATCGGTACTTACTCGTCGATTGGCTTGGCCGTGCCATTGCTTGTCTATGTAGGCGTGCGCCGTTCCGCGGTTTCCGAGGAAGCGGCCGAAGCATCGTCCTAG
- a CDS encoding Mth938-like domain-containing protein, which translates to MDISPMVPKDRKLIEGYGAEGFRIAGTLYAGSVLLMRDRVLEWDVTAMDELTIDRLEPLFGDASDLEILLLGCGLQGVLPPKELRLAVRERGPVLDSMDSGAACRTYNVLLAEERRVAAALILPRPETR; encoded by the coding sequence ATGGACATCAGTCCGATGGTGCCGAAAGACAGGAAGCTGATCGAAGGCTACGGAGCCGAGGGGTTTCGTATCGCCGGCACGCTCTATGCCGGCTCTGTGCTCCTGATGCGGGACCGCGTCTTGGAATGGGACGTCACAGCGATGGACGAGCTTACCATCGATAGGCTGGAGCCTCTTTTCGGCGATGCATCCGACCTGGAAATACTTCTACTCGGTTGCGGCCTTCAAGGTGTTTTGCCCCCAAAAGAACTGAGGTTGGCGGTTCGCGAGCGGGGACCAGTACTCGACAGCATGGATAGCGGCGCTGCCTGCCGGACCTACAACGTCCTTCTGGCGGAGGAGCGGCGGGTAGCGGCCGCGTTGATCCTGCCGCGACCTGAAACCCGCTAA
- a CDS encoding protocatechuate 3,4-dioxygenase, which produces MNRRWFVKSGLLVGGLATMPRVALAALTPTPQQTEGPFYPRELPLDHDNDLLKIAGKSGRVMGTPLHLFGRILNTDGAAIDGAIVQIWQCDAKGIYHHPLDRAAGRDPNFQGFGETRSNVEGACRFRTIKPVPYSWRAPHIHLKVFTPDGTETLTTQFYVAGDPANERDGIYRAIATEAERKAVTLEIAQAPELGGNALAAQFTIVIG; this is translated from the coding sequence ATGAATCGACGCTGGTTCGTGAAGTCCGGGTTACTTGTCGGCGGCCTCGCAACAATGCCGCGCGTGGCTCTCGCCGCCTTGACCCCGACCCCGCAACAGACCGAGGGGCCCTTCTATCCGCGAGAGCTCCCTCTTGATCACGACAACGACCTCCTAAAAATAGCCGGCAAATCCGGCAGGGTCATGGGGACACCGTTGCACTTGTTTGGCCGTATCCTGAACACCGATGGCGCCGCAATCGACGGGGCCATCGTTCAAATTTGGCAGTGCGATGCCAAAGGGATCTATCATCACCCACTCGACCGCGCGGCCGGACGCGATCCGAACTTCCAAGGCTTCGGCGAAACTCGCAGCAATGTTGAAGGCGCATGTAGATTCCGCACAATCAAACCCGTGCCCTATAGCTGGCGGGCACCCCACATTCACCTCAAGGTATTCACCCCAGACGGTACGGAAACGCTCACCACGCAGTTCTATGTCGCAGGAGACCCCGCGAATGAGCGTGACGGTATCTATCGCGCGATCGCAACGGAAGCTGAGCGAAAAGCGGTAACGTTGGAGATTGCGCAAGCTCCCGAACTAGGTGGGAATGCTCTTGCAGCTCAATTCACCATCGTGATCGGATAG
- a CDS encoding superoxide dismutase produces MAFELPQLPYAKNALEPHISAQTFDFHHGKHHNAYVVKTNELLAGTALEGKSLEAVIQSAKDSGDNGLFNQSAQIWNHTFFWNSMKPGGGGAPSGAIAEKINASFGSYEEFAKQFKAAGAGRFGSGWVWLVAEGDSVKIVASLNADTPLVTPGQTPLLTCDVWEHAYYLDYQNRRPDFLAAFLDHLVNWDFANANLAQA; encoded by the coding sequence ATGGCCTTCGAGCTTCCGCAGTTGCCCTACGCTAAGAACGCACTGGAGCCGCATATCTCCGCGCAAACTTTTGATTTCCACCATGGCAAACACCACAATGCTTACGTGGTTAAAACCAATGAGCTGCTTGCAGGCACCGCTTTGGAAGGCAAAAGCCTGGAGGCCGTGATCCAATCCGCCAAGGATTCAGGCGATAACGGCTTGTTCAATCAATCGGCCCAGATTTGGAACCACACGTTCTTCTGGAATTCCATGAAGCCAGGCGGTGGTGGCGCGCCAAGTGGTGCGATCGCCGAGAAAATCAACGCCTCCTTTGGCTCCTACGAGGAGTTTGCCAAGCAATTCAAGGCCGCCGGTGCCGGGCGTTTCGGTAGTGGTTGGGTTTGGCTGGTTGCTGAAGGCGATAGCGTTAAGATCGTTGCATCCTTGAATGCTGATACGCCGTTAGTGACGCCCGGTCAGACGCCGCTCCTGACTTGCGATGTATGGGAGCACGCCTATTACCTGGATTACCAGAACCGCCGCCCGGATTTTCTTGCAGCTTTCCTGGACCACTTAGTGAACTGGGATTTTGCAAACGCCAATCTGGCGCAAGCATAG
- a CDS encoding phytoene/squalene synthase family protein — MTLTDDLSYCSDQLRRLDHDRYLITLLAPERTRFSLLALYAFNLEIARTAESVSEPMLGQIRLQWWREAIEGIYSGTPRRHAVIQPLNEAIRSMELPRAHFDALIDARESDLESEPFADREEFLRYTEITGGLIEELAVRTVAPDEAEAWSAARQVGQAWAIIGIMRAVPFMAAQGRAMLPMTDLRAAGMTRDDLTLSGKDSKNGSRGLAGIVEAYVQVAQENLTRARREAKHLPRQVIQQLSLARIADLHIKRFARYGYDPFNGKLQINPPSRAWRLLVAKLLNRF, encoded by the coding sequence ATGACCCTGACGGACGACCTTTCCTATTGCAGTGACCAGCTACGCCGGCTGGATCATGATCGCTATCTGATCACTCTTCTGGCACCGGAGCGGACGCGATTTTCTTTGCTGGCGCTCTACGCTTTCAATCTTGAGATCGCGCGAACGGCTGAAAGTGTGTCCGAGCCGATGCTAGGGCAGATACGTCTGCAATGGTGGCGTGAGGCGATTGAGGGTATCTACAGCGGCACGCCGCGGCGTCATGCTGTGATCCAACCTTTGAACGAGGCGATACGATCCATGGAACTGCCCCGCGCGCATTTCGATGCCTTGATCGACGCACGCGAATCAGATCTGGAGTCCGAACCCTTCGCCGATCGGGAAGAGTTCCTTCGATATACCGAGATCACGGGCGGCCTGATAGAAGAACTCGCGGTCCGAACGGTAGCGCCTGATGAGGCCGAAGCTTGGTCGGCTGCCCGTCAGGTCGGACAGGCCTGGGCAATCATCGGCATAATGCGTGCCGTTCCTTTCATGGCGGCGCAAGGGCGCGCAATGCTACCGATGACGGACCTGCGAGCGGCCGGCATGACGCGTGACGACCTGACCTTGTCAGGCAAGGACTCAAAAAACGGCAGTCGGGGGCTGGCCGGAATCGTCGAGGCCTATGTTCAGGTCGCCCAAGAAAACCTGACAAGGGCGCGGCGCGAGGCTAAGCATCTTCCCCGACAAGTGATACAGCAGTTGTCTCTCGCGCGGATCGCGGACTTGCATATCAAGCGTTTTGCACGATACGGCTACGATCCCTTTAATGGCAAACTTCAGATCAATCCACCTAGTCGAGCTTGGCGACTTCTGGTGGCCAAACTGTTGAACCGCTTCTGA
- the trmFO gene encoding methylenetetrahydrofolate--tRNA-(uracil(54)-C(5))-methyltransferase (FADH(2)-oxidizing) TrmFO, which translates to MMKEAPKAVHVVGGGLAGSEAAWQLTRAGVPVILHEMRPVRKTDAHHTDGLAELVCSNSFRSDDVEYNAVGLLHEEMRRCNSLIMRAAETAKVPAGGALAVDRDVFSQAVTAALEAEPLVSIQREEVAGLPPQEWDSVILATGPLTSPALAEAIRDATGEGYLSFFDAIAPIVHKDSIDLSRAWYQSRYDKEGPGGTGKDYINCPMDKEQYEAFIQALLDGEKTAFKDWEESTPYFEGCLPIEVMAERGKETLRFGPMKPVGLTDPHSDRRPYAVVQLRQDNRLGTLYNLVGFQTKLKYAEQVRIFQMIPGLENAEFARLGGIHRNTFINSPRLLDGTCRLKVDPRLRFAGQVTGVEGYIESAAIGLLTGRFAASERLGQDLSQPPATTALGALLEHITGGAEAEGFQPMNVNFGLFPPLDPQTAKRLGKRERKRAYSQRALADLGTWLSGDRRAAE; encoded by the coding sequence ATGATGAAAGAAGCACCCAAGGCGGTTCATGTCGTAGGCGGCGGACTTGCTGGCAGCGAAGCTGCCTGGCAGCTGACCCGTGCCGGTGTCCCCGTCATCCTGCATGAAATGCGTCCGGTCCGTAAAACCGATGCCCATCATACAGACGGGCTTGCGGAGCTGGTTTGCTCCAACTCCTTTCGTTCGGATGATGTCGAGTACAATGCCGTGGGCCTGTTGCACGAAGAGATGCGCCGTTGCAATTCGCTCATCATGCGCGCTGCTGAAACCGCGAAGGTTCCGGCGGGCGGCGCCCTCGCGGTTGATCGGGATGTTTTCTCACAGGCCGTGACCGCGGCCTTGGAGGCGGAGCCTCTCGTATCGATCCAACGCGAAGAGGTTGCCGGGCTGCCGCCGCAGGAGTGGGACTCTGTAATCCTTGCAACCGGACCCCTCACCTCGCCCGCGCTGGCCGAAGCCATTCGCGATGCCACCGGCGAGGGTTACCTCTCTTTCTTCGATGCCATTGCGCCAATTGTGCACAAGGACAGTATCGATCTTTCCCGCGCCTGGTACCAGTCACGCTACGACAAGGAAGGACCGGGCGGGACAGGTAAGGACTACATCAACTGCCCCATGGACAAAGAGCAGTACGAGGCTTTTATCCAGGCATTGCTGGACGGAGAGAAGACTGCGTTTAAGGATTGGGAGGAATCGACACCCTATTTCGAGGGCTGCCTGCCGATCGAAGTAATGGCCGAGCGTGGCAAAGAGACCTTGCGTTTCGGTCCCATGAAGCCGGTTGGATTGACCGATCCCCATAGCGACCGCCGCCCCTATGCGGTCGTGCAATTGCGCCAGGATAACCGCTTGGGAACCCTCTATAATCTTGTGGGCTTCCAAACCAAGCTGAAGTACGCCGAACAAGTGCGCATTTTTCAGATGATTCCAGGCCTGGAAAACGCTGAGTTTGCGCGTCTCGGCGGCATCCATCGCAATACGTTCATCAACTCACCAAGGCTGCTTGATGGCACCTGCCGATTGAAGGTGGATCCCCGCTTGCGTTTTGCCGGCCAGGTTACCGGCGTCGAAGGCTACATAGAGAGTGCCGCGATCGGACTTCTTACAGGTCGATTCGCAGCATCGGAAAGACTGGGGCAAGACCTATCCCAGCCTCCGGCAACAACTGCCTTGGGCGCCTTGCTTGAGCATATAACCGGCGGCGCGGAAGCCGAAGGCTTTCAGCCAATGAATGTAAATTTTGGCCTGTTCCCACCGCTTGATCCACAAACGGCCAAGCGCCTGGGAAAGCGGGAACGTAAACGCGCCTACAGCCAACGTGCCCTGGCAGACCTCGGTACATGGCTGTCAGGCGATCGCAGGGCCGCTGAGTAA
- a CDS encoding Zn-dependent hydrolase: MSEEALPNKNLRIDGTRLWRSLMEMAEIGATPKGGVCRLALSDLDKQGRDLFREWCEAAGCSVTVDAMGNMFARRPGLDPKRAPIQTGSHLDSQPTGGKFDGAYGVLAGLEVIRTLNDNGIETEAPFEVVVWTNEEGSRFAPAMIGSGVFSGTFSLEEGHGKQDKDGKTIGGELTRIGYLGTAPLGHPVGAYFEAHIEQGPILEADSKQIGIVSGVQGQIWYEITLTGQESHSGTTPMPVRRDALVGAAGLIEAVNRIGQAHEPGGCGTVGMLQLHPNSRNVIPGKVFLTVDFRHPSDQALALMDQEIRAESRAIADKHSLDLDLQKIWSFPALEFDHDCVAAVTRATTQCGYSNRAIVSGAGHDAVYLSKVAPTGMIFIPCADGISHNEIESATPEDAEAGCNVLLHAMLAMADRD; this comes from the coding sequence ATGAGCGAGGAAGCTTTGCCCAACAAGAACCTGCGCATAGATGGTACACGACTCTGGCGCAGCCTGATGGAAATGGCGGAAATCGGCGCAACGCCAAAAGGCGGTGTTTGTCGTTTGGCCCTTAGCGACCTGGACAAGCAAGGCCGAGACCTTTTTAGAGAATGGTGCGAAGCAGCAGGATGCAGCGTCACAGTAGACGCCATGGGAAACATGTTCGCGCGGCGTCCAGGATTGGATCCCAAGCGAGCGCCCATTCAAACCGGTAGCCATCTCGATAGTCAGCCGACCGGTGGCAAATTTGACGGCGCCTACGGCGTTCTCGCCGGACTAGAAGTCATCCGTACATTGAATGACAATGGGATTGAAACCGAGGCCCCGTTTGAAGTTGTCGTCTGGACCAATGAGGAAGGAAGTCGGTTTGCACCGGCGATGATTGGATCAGGCGTTTTTTCAGGGACCTTCTCTTTGGAGGAGGGGCACGGAAAGCAAGACAAGGATGGTAAGACCATTGGGGGTGAACTGACCCGCATTGGTTATTTGGGCACGGCGCCGCTTGGTCATCCGGTCGGCGCCTATTTCGAGGCGCACATTGAGCAGGGACCAATTCTGGAAGCCGACAGCAAGCAGATAGGTATTGTTTCCGGAGTGCAGGGGCAGATTTGGTACGAGATCACACTGACCGGTCAGGAATCTCACTCTGGCACAACGCCGATGCCCGTCCGACGAGACGCCCTTGTAGGCGCTGCTGGATTGATCGAAGCGGTCAACCGAATTGGGCAGGCACATGAACCCGGTGGCTGCGGGACAGTGGGTATGCTTCAGCTGCACCCGAACAGCAGGAACGTTATCCCCGGCAAGGTTTTCCTCACGGTTGATTTCCGTCATCCTTCAGATCAGGCCTTGGCGCTCATGGATCAGGAAATACGAGCAGAATCGCGGGCTATTGCCGACAAGCACTCTTTAGACCTGGATCTGCAAAAAATTTGGTCATTTCCGGCGCTGGAATTCGATCACGACTGTGTCGCAGCCGTGACGCGGGCCACGACACAATGCGGCTACAGCAATAGAGCGATTGTCAGTGGTGCAGGACACGATGCCGTCTATCTGTCAAAGGTCGCACCCACCGGTATGATCTTCATCCCCTGTGCCGATGGCATCAGCCACAATGAGATTGAAAGTGCAACGCCGGAAGATGCGGAAGCCGGGTGCAATGTGCTGCTGCATGCCATGTTGGCCATGGCGGACCGTGACTAA
- a CDS encoding aromatic ring-hydroxylating oxygenase subunit alpha, which produces MPDDALLSNDTVEALFRAPELARGLPNACYHDREYFAREADKIFTRQWVCVAVASEVPEPGDVKPVSVAGKPLVVLRDRTGVVRVFHNVCSHRGVKLVDAPCKGVPALRCPYHSWAYALDGQLKATPHVGGVGQNRAAGFSRDDKGLKPVRAVVWWDMVFVNISGDAPDFSSLAAPLSERWKRWDMRHLRYGGSEDSSLSLPVNTNWKLAVENYCESYHLPWVHPGLNSYSRLEDHYHIFGENFSGQGSTKYDPRLPNAWSLPKFPDLTEEEEALAEYVVFFPNVLLGIQADHFYVMILDVEDSQKTVERLHIYYLQEAWEQPDLPAIRALTRDRWREVFVEDIDMVERLQQGRVSPAFDGGCFSPVMDTPTLHFQRLIAKAAGQAPENF; this is translated from the coding sequence ATGCCAGATGATGCCTTGCTCTCCAATGATACGGTGGAAGCCTTATTCAGGGCTCCCGAGCTCGCACGCGGATTGCCGAACGCCTGCTACCATGATCGCGAGTACTTCGCTCGAGAGGCTGATAAAATATTTACGCGGCAGTGGGTCTGCGTGGCTGTCGCTTCCGAGGTGCCCGAACCCGGCGACGTGAAGCCGGTCTCCGTCGCCGGAAAACCGCTTGTCGTACTTCGGGACCGCACCGGCGTGGTCCGGGTGTTCCATAACGTATGCAGCCATCGTGGCGTTAAACTCGTCGATGCGCCTTGCAAAGGCGTACCTGCACTTCGTTGTCCCTATCATTCCTGGGCGTATGCCTTGGATGGGCAGCTCAAAGCGACCCCGCATGTGGGGGGCGTTGGGCAAAACCGTGCGGCCGGCTTCAGCCGCGACGATAAGGGCCTCAAGCCAGTTCGCGCCGTTGTCTGGTGGGATATGGTTTTCGTGAACATTTCCGGCGATGCGCCGGATTTCTCGTCTTTAGCCGCACCGCTGTCGGAACGCTGGAAGCGTTGGGACATGAGGCATTTGCGGTATGGCGGAAGCGAGGATTCATCACTCTCATTGCCAGTCAACACCAACTGGAAACTAGCAGTCGAAAACTATTGTGAGAGCTATCACCTGCCTTGGGTGCATCCTGGATTGAACAGCTATTCCCGCCTTGAAGATCACTATCATATATTCGGTGAGAACTTTTCCGGTCAAGGCAGCACCAAATACGACCCACGCCTGCCGAACGCCTGGAGCCTGCCGAAGTTTCCGGATTTGACGGAGGAGGAGGAGGCACTGGCTGAGTATGTCGTGTTCTTTCCCAACGTCTTACTCGGCATTCAAGCTGACCATTTTTATGTCATGATCCTTGATGTGGAGGATTCTCAAAAGACCGTGGAGCGTCTACACATTTATTACTTGCAAGAAGCGTGGGAACAGCCTGACCTCCCCGCGATCAGGGCCTTGACGCGCGATCGCTGGCGAGAGGTCTTTGTCGAAGACATCGATATGGTCGAGCGTTTACAGCAAGGGCGGGTATCACCAGCCTTTGACGGGGGGTGTTTTTCTCCTGTGATGGATACGCCAACGCTCCACTTTCAGCGGTTGATAGCAAAGGCGGCGGGGCAGGCTCCGGAAAATTTTTAA